A part of Gramella sp. MAR_2010_147 genomic DNA contains:
- a CDS encoding glycoside hydrolase family 2 TIM barrel-domain containing protein, whose protein sequence is MKFFNYLLIIIFLIGFKTQAQRVVKTINSGWEFQLENSENPETVNIPHTWNAEDAFNDGAYFRGKGTYKKKLFIPQDYKEKNVFIKFEGANQVTKVFVNNQLAGEHIGGYTGFIFELSDYLKYENENEIRIELDNAHHADIPPLEADFNFYGGIYRDVELIVTGKSHFQLEGESAGNFPIKTPAVSEELAKVVFDTKVENYHEDLKLQVEITDPSGNPVSSREHSLKAEELSLDFEIMNPELWSPEEPNLYNLKADLIDSRSGEILDSYTSNFGCRWFKADPEKGFFLNGKPIKLIGANRHQDFENMGNAVPNSIHRKDYQMIKDMGANFIRTAHYPQDPDVYRICDELGLLVWTEIPVINDVTDSKAYHKNSIEMQREQILQLYNHPSIVFWGYMNEIFIRLVFTGDMSEADKKAKIATSVELAKKLEAETKKLDTTRLSVMALHENDIYNTSGIADIPDVIGWNLYFGWYTQGLENLGRFLDNQHKNYPNRPLLISEYGPGSDSRIQTNDPKPWDYSEAYQLKSHVSYLNQIMERDYMLGMAAWNFADFGSSGRQDSRPFINQKGLVNFDREPKDVYYYYKASLTNEDFVYIAGKNFENRIIKKDQPVLIKVFANSEKVELTVNDTLRKSSEVIDNIAEFQLNLSENIHQLKATAGNSEHSRIIQVQFRENLIENIKHQPLTINVGSHSDFTDEKTGEIWINDQPYIQNSFGYVGGHSYQQSETKFQGSASNIKATTNEPLFQTMREDIKNYKFDVPDGKYRISLLFTEPNRGASRENIYNLGSDASNASEKLRMFDIRINGTLVEENLNLARDYGALRAVELNYTMDSENEINVEFQPKNGNTILSGIKLEKL, encoded by the coding sequence ATGAAATTTTTCAATTATCTACTGATAATCATATTCCTAATCGGGTTTAAGACCCAGGCACAGAGAGTAGTAAAAACCATCAATTCTGGTTGGGAGTTTCAGCTGGAAAATTCTGAAAACCCTGAAACAGTAAATATCCCGCATACCTGGAACGCCGAGGATGCCTTTAATGATGGAGCTTATTTCAGGGGAAAAGGAACTTACAAGAAGAAACTATTCATACCTCAGGATTATAAGGAGAAGAATGTTTTTATAAAATTTGAAGGAGCAAACCAGGTGACTAAAGTTTTTGTAAATAACCAGCTCGCTGGCGAACATATTGGAGGTTATACAGGTTTTATATTTGAACTGTCAGATTATCTAAAATATGAAAACGAAAATGAAATAAGGATTGAGCTAGACAACGCTCATCATGCAGATATCCCTCCGTTGGAAGCCGATTTTAATTTTTACGGCGGAATTTATCGTGATGTCGAATTAATTGTAACAGGAAAAAGTCATTTTCAGCTGGAAGGTGAATCTGCAGGGAATTTCCCAATCAAAACCCCTGCAGTAAGCGAAGAACTGGCAAAAGTAGTTTTTGATACTAAGGTTGAAAACTATCATGAGGACTTAAAACTTCAAGTTGAGATCACAGATCCATCCGGTAATCCAGTTTCAAGTAGAGAGCATTCCTTAAAAGCTGAAGAACTCTCCCTTGATTTTGAAATCATGAATCCTGAGTTATGGTCACCAGAAGAACCTAATCTTTATAATTTAAAAGCTGATCTTATAGATTCCCGATCGGGAGAAATCCTGGATTCCTATACTTCAAATTTTGGCTGTCGCTGGTTTAAAGCCGATCCTGAAAAAGGTTTTTTTCTGAATGGGAAACCTATAAAATTAATTGGAGCCAACCGGCATCAGGATTTTGAAAATATGGGAAATGCTGTTCCCAATTCAATTCATCGAAAGGACTATCAAATGATCAAAGACATGGGCGCCAATTTTATTAGAACGGCCCACTATCCGCAGGATCCTGATGTTTACCGTATCTGTGATGAGCTTGGATTGCTCGTTTGGACAGAGATACCCGTAATTAATGATGTAACCGATTCTAAAGCATATCATAAGAATTCGATAGAAATGCAGCGGGAGCAAATCCTGCAACTATATAATCATCCTTCCATTGTCTTTTGGGGTTATATGAACGAGATCTTTATCAGGCTGGTTTTTACTGGCGATATGAGCGAGGCCGATAAAAAAGCGAAAATTGCTACTAGTGTTGAACTTGCTAAAAAACTAGAGGCTGAAACCAAAAAACTGGATACTACCAGACTTAGCGTTATGGCTTTGCATGAAAATGACATCTATAATACTTCGGGAATTGCAGATATCCCTGATGTGATTGGATGGAACCTTTATTTTGGATGGTACACCCAGGGACTTGAGAATCTTGGAAGATTTCTGGATAATCAACATAAAAATTATCCAAACAGACCTCTATTAATTTCAGAATATGGCCCGGGAAGTGACTCAAGAATACAAACGAACGATCCAAAACCCTGGGATTATAGCGAGGCTTACCAATTGAAAAGTCACGTAAGTTATCTCAACCAGATCATGGAAAGAGATTATATGCTGGGCATGGCAGCATGGAATTTTGCTGATTTTGGTTCTTCCGGGAGACAGGACAGCCGACCGTTCATCAATCAGAAAGGTTTGGTGAATTTTGATCGTGAACCTAAGGACGTCTACTATTATTATAAAGCAAGTTTGACAAATGAAGATTTTGTTTATATCGCCGGAAAGAATTTTGAGAACAGGATCATCAAAAAAGATCAGCCGGTACTTATCAAAGTTTTTGCAAATTCTGAAAAGGTTGAGTTGACTGTGAACGATACGCTTAGGAAAAGTTCTGAAGTCATAGATAATATTGCTGAATTTCAGCTAAACTTATCAGAAAATATACATCAACTTAAAGCCACAGCCGGAAATTCAGAACATTCCAGAATAATTCAGGTTCAATTCAGGGAGAACCTTATTGAGAATATCAAACATCAGCCGCTTACTATTAATGTGGGAAGCCACAGTGATTTTACAGATGAAAAAACCGGCGAAATCTGGATAAATGATCAACCCTACATCCAAAATTCTTTTGGGTACGTAGGTGGTCATTCCTATCAACAGTCAGAAACAAAATTTCAGGGAAGTGCTTCAAATATTAAAGCCACCACAAACGAACCTTTATTTCAGACGATGAGAGAGGATATCAAAAATTACAAATTTGATGTGCCAGATGGGAAGTACAGAATCTCTCTTCTTTTTACTGAACCCAATCGGGGAGCTTCAAGAGAGAATATCTACAATCTTGGGTCTGATGCTTCTAATGCTTCCGAAAAACTTAGAATGTTCGATATAAGGATCAACGGCACTTTGGTTGAAGAAAATTTAAACCTCGCCAGGGATTACGGGGCTCTTCGTGCTGTAGAACTCAATTACACCATGGATTCTGAAAATGAAATAAATGTGGAGTTTCAACCAAAGAATGGCAATACCATCCTTTCAGGAATAAAGCTGGAAAAACTATAG
- the bglX gene encoding beta-glucosidase BglX, whose amino-acid sequence MKRTYLSIFCIAFMGISFLSAQEKIPQVEELLAKMTLEEKIGQLNLLTPGGGIATGSVVSEDVETKIKAGNVGGVFGVSSPEKVRQAQDIAVKSSRLGIPLLIGSDIIHGYKTTYPIPLGLSSSWDMELIKEGAQIAAKEATADGINWNFSPMVDIARDPRWGRIAEGAGEDPYLGSQVAKAMVQGYQGEDLTQPNTMMSTVKHMALYGAAEAGRDYNSVDMSRLKMFNEYFPPYKAAVDAGVGSVMTSFNDIDGIPASGNKWLLTDLLRERWGFDGFVVSDYTSVNEMIAHGLGDLQAVSALAINAGLDMDMVGEGFLTTLKKSVDEGKVSEETITIAARRILEAKHKLGLLDDPYRYSDESRPEKDILTEENRSFARKAATRSFVLLKKHENTLPLAKNANIALIGPLADNKNNMLGTWAPTGNPQLSIPILEGLKNVAPNAKITYSKGANISDDSTFAKKVNVFGERIMISEESSETLLDNAMEVADAADIIVAVVGEATEMSGEAASRTDITIPDSQKKLIRELSSTGKPVVLVLMSGRPLDISEEMNLPVSILQIWHPGVEAGNAVGDVLFGNYNPSGKLTNSWPRSVGQVPVHYRMKTTGRPGPESGEFQKFKTNYLDSPNSPLLAFGYGLSYTTFEYSDVKASSGELTANGSIQLTATVTNTGDFGGEEIVQLYTHDKVRSITPPGKELKAFKKIMLKKGESQAVTFEISAADLKFYNSDLKYVAEPGEFEFFIAGSSDADFKGSFTLKK is encoded by the coding sequence ATGAAGAGAACGTATTTATCGATATTCTGTATAGCTTTTATGGGAATTTCATTCCTATCGGCGCAGGAAAAGATTCCGCAGGTAGAAGAGTTGCTTGCTAAGATGACGCTCGAGGAAAAAATAGGGCAATTGAACTTACTAACTCCCGGTGGCGGTATTGCTACAGGTTCTGTAGTAAGTGAAGATGTAGAAACTAAGATTAAAGCAGGGAATGTTGGTGGCGTATTTGGAGTGTCAAGTCCGGAGAAAGTAAGACAGGCACAGGATATTGCAGTAAAATCTTCGCGTTTGGGGATCCCTCTTTTAATTGGTTCAGATATTATTCACGGTTATAAGACCACCTATCCTATTCCATTAGGATTATCTTCCAGCTGGGATATGGAGTTGATCAAAGAAGGAGCACAGATAGCGGCAAAAGAAGCCACGGCAGACGGGATTAACTGGAACTTTTCACCAATGGTAGATATTGCCAGAGATCCTCGATGGGGTCGAATTGCTGAAGGTGCCGGGGAAGATCCATATTTGGGATCTCAGGTAGCAAAAGCGATGGTGCAAGGTTACCAGGGAGAAGATCTTACCCAGCCAAACACAATGATGTCTACCGTTAAACATATGGCACTCTATGGTGCAGCTGAAGCTGGAAGGGATTATAATTCGGTAGATATGAGCCGTTTAAAAATGTTCAATGAATATTTTCCTCCTTATAAGGCTGCCGTAGATGCAGGTGTTGGAAGTGTGATGACCTCTTTTAATGATATTGATGGAATTCCCGCTTCAGGAAATAAATGGCTTCTAACCGATCTTTTAAGAGAAAGATGGGGCTTTGACGGCTTTGTGGTTTCAGATTATACTTCAGTAAACGAAATGATCGCGCATGGATTGGGTGATCTTCAGGCGGTGTCGGCATTGGCAATTAATGCTGGTTTGGATATGGATATGGTTGGGGAAGGATTCCTTACCACTTTGAAGAAATCTGTTGATGAAGGTAAAGTTTCAGAAGAAACTATCACGATAGCAGCACGGCGAATTCTTGAAGCTAAGCATAAGCTAGGATTGCTTGACGATCCTTATCGCTATTCAGATGAAAGCAGACCGGAAAAGGATATTCTTACTGAAGAGAACAGAAGTTTTGCAAGAAAAGCTGCCACAAGATCATTCGTACTTTTAAAGAAGCACGAAAATACTTTGCCGCTTGCCAAAAATGCAAATATAGCTTTGATTGGTCCACTGGCAGATAATAAGAATAATATGCTTGGTACCTGGGCACCAACGGGGAATCCGCAATTATCGATACCCATTCTGGAAGGTCTTAAGAATGTAGCACCTAATGCTAAAATTACCTATTCAAAAGGAGCAAACATTTCTGATGATTCAACATTTGCAAAAAAAGTAAATGTTTTTGGGGAACGAATAATGATCTCTGAAGAATCTTCGGAAACACTTCTTGATAATGCGATGGAAGTTGCAGATGCTGCAGACATTATTGTTGCCGTGGTTGGTGAAGCGACTGAAATGAGCGGGGAAGCAGCTAGTAGAACAGATATCACGATTCCAGATTCTCAGAAAAAATTAATAAGGGAACTTTCCAGTACAGGAAAACCAGTGGTACTTGTTTTAATGAGCGGTAGGCCTTTAGATATTTCAGAAGAAATGAATCTTCCTGTGAGTATTTTACAGATATGGCATCCCGGAGTGGAGGCAGGAAATGCAGTTGGAGATGTTTTATTCGGAAATTATAATCCTTCCGGAAAACTGACCAATAGCTGGCCTAGAAGCGTAGGGCAGGTGCCTGTTCATTATCGTATGAAAACTACGGGAAGACCTGGACCTGAGAGTGGTGAGTTTCAGAAATTTAAGACCAATTATCTTGATTCACCAAATTCGCCATTACTGGCCTTTGGATACGGTCTTAGTTATACCACTTTCGAGTATAGCGATGTAAAAGCGAGTTCAGGCGAACTAACTGCAAATGGTAGTATTCAACTAACCGCCACGGTTACTAATACCGGTGATTTTGGTGGCGAGGAGATCGTGCAGCTTTATACTCACGACAAAGTGCGGAGTATCACTCCTCCAGGTAAAGAATTAAAAGCTTTTAAAAAGATCATGCTGAAAAAAGGAGAGTCGCAAGCTGTAACTTTCGAAATAAGCGCAGCAGATCTTAAATTCTATAATTCAGATTTGAAATACGTTGCTGAACCGGGTGAGTTTGAATTTTTTATCGCAGGATCTTCAGATGCTGACTTTAAAGGTTCTTTTACCTTAAAAAAATAA